The DNA sequence CGCCTCAAGGTCTACGGCCCCGAGAAGACCCTGGCCGACCTGCTCAAGTTCAGCAACCGCTACGGCGAAGACCTCTTTCTCGAGGGGCTGAAGAACTACCTGGCCTGCCGCCAGCCCTGTCCTGACCTGCTGAGGCTCCTCGAGGCCGCCAGGGTTTGCCGGGTCGAGCGCAGACTGCGACCTGGGTGTGCTGCTGGCGCGGTCAGGCGAGTACGCCGAAGCCGGATCCCACTACCTCGAAGCCCGCCTGGGTTATGCGGAGCCTCCAAAGCGCTGCTACAACCTAAGCCGCATCCGATACTTTTTCATACCGCAGCACAACAAGCCCTGTGCCAGAACCTGTGAACAAAACTGCAAAGCCAAAAGTTGTCTTCTTGACACCGTGGAGATAAACTCTAGTATTTCTAACAGTGTGCAATAGTATATTAACTCAAGTTGCCACCTAGACATTCCGAGCTAGAAAGCAAAAACCAAGGGGGTGCATCTCAGCAATTCCGTACAGGGAAAGCCCTCCACCTCAGGGCCTCGAAGGCCACCAGCGGATGGGAACTACATAGCTGGGCGCGGTGGGCTGCTGTGCGCGAAGCCCCAGGGCGACTCCACTGCATCCCCGAGCGTTTCATGCGGGCACCGATGACATGCTTGTTCATCCCCTCCACCTGGCCTGAACCGATGGGCCAGCCCCGGGCTTTATAGGCCGGGTAGTCCATCCGATCGGCCCGTTGCTCCAGGTACTGGATTGCGCTGCGGGCCTCTTCCGACCAGCTCTGCCGCTCAGGAGCGGTAGGGGGTGGGCAGTAGGTG is a window from the Meiothermus cerbereus DSM 11376 genome containing:
- a CDS encoding type IV toxin-antitoxin system AbiEi family antitoxin domain-containing protein, with amino-acid sequence MGVEPYLLTRWVQQGRFERIQRGVYRQHEAEVGSHRLKVYGPEKTLADLLKFSNRYGEDLFLEGLKNYLACRQPCPDLLRLLEAARVCRVERRLRPGCAAGAVRRVRRSRIPLPRSPPGLCGASKALLQPKPHPILFHTAAQQALCQNL